The proteins below are encoded in one region of Segatella copri:
- a CDS encoding GxxExxY protein — translation MTENEISYKIIGAIYKVYNELGPGLLESVYEAALCYQLRKDGLRVENQVKLDVMYDGKVLPVDFRLDILVEDKVIVELKSVAEMKDVFHKQLLTYLRVAKKHLGILVNFSTTDIRKSIFRKVNGYTPMD, via the coding sequence ATGACAGAAAATGAGATATCTTATAAGATCATTGGAGCTATTTATAAGGTTTATAATGAATTGGGACCAGGTTTACTTGAGTCGGTTTATGAAGCAGCTCTGTGCTATCAGTTGCGCAAAGATGGACTTAGGGTAGAGAATCAGGTAAAGTTGGATGTCATGTATGATGGTAAGGTTTTGCCTGTAGATTTCCGTCTGGATATTCTTGTAGAAGATAAAGTCATAGTCGAACTGAAGTCTGTGGCAGAAATGAAAGATGTCTTTCATAAGCAATTGCTTACGTATTTGCGTGTGGCGAAGAAGCATCTTGGAATATTGGTCAATTTTTCCACCACAGATATACGAAAATCAATCTTCCGTAAAGTCAATGGATATACTCCCATGGATTGA